The proteins below come from a single Deltaproteobacteria bacterium genomic window:
- a CDS encoding DUF3089 domain-containing protein has protein sequence MKRFFLTVLAVFGVVLAASYVAVNLWGTEILGLMLRPGADFDPGRSPAAPDYSQAWAWAARPETEDPADLVSEGGATPEAQASAPADVFFVHPTTYYASDRWNGPTDDPRAKAMTAVTMAGQASAFNGCCRVFAPRYRQAAIGAYLENDANSLAAFRLAYGDVKAAFEHYLEHDNAGRPFILASHSQGTMHALRLLEELADSPARERLISAYLVGYRLPVALLKERLPGVPVCEGPEATGCLVGWDTHTEEGDPDFEIAYLHWQGDALVSSRGVPRLCVNPLTWRQGEEPAPAAAHLGATTIRTAEPFPGMLALMFGEEEQQKIEVTGLGAPRPASFGARCVGSRLMIPTQPEPYETMNAGGSYHIYDYDLFYEDVRANAVRRVEAFLAGRAQLPGE, from the coding sequence CTTCGGCGTCGTCCTCGCCGCCAGCTACGTCGCGGTGAACCTCTGGGGTACCGAGATCCTGGGCCTGATGCTGCGGCCCGGGGCCGACTTCGACCCCGGGCGCTCGCCCGCCGCGCCCGACTACTCCCAGGCCTGGGCCTGGGCGGCCCGGCCCGAGACCGAGGACCCGGCCGACCTGGTGAGCGAGGGCGGGGCTACACCCGAGGCGCAGGCCAGCGCGCCGGCCGACGTCTTCTTCGTCCACCCGACGACCTACTACGCCTCCGACCGCTGGAACGGCCCGACCGACGATCCGCGGGCGAAGGCGATGACGGCGGTGACGATGGCCGGGCAGGCCAGCGCCTTCAACGGCTGCTGCCGGGTCTTCGCCCCGCGCTACCGGCAGGCCGCGATCGGCGCCTACCTCGAGAACGACGCCAACAGTCTGGCGGCCTTCCGCCTGGCCTACGGCGACGTGAAGGCGGCCTTCGAGCACTACCTCGAGCACGACAACGCAGGGCGGCCCTTCATCCTCGCCTCCCACAGCCAGGGCACGATGCACGCGCTGCGGCTGCTCGAGGAGCTCGCCGACTCCCCGGCCCGTGAGCGGCTGATCTCCGCCTACCTCGTCGGCTACCGCCTGCCCGTCGCTCTCCTGAAGGAGCGCCTGCCCGGCGTGCCCGTCTGCGAGGGCCCCGAGGCCACCGGCTGCCTGGTGGGCTGGGACACCCACACCGAGGAGGGCGACCCGGACTTCGAGATCGCCTACCTCCACTGGCAGGGCGACGCCCTGGTGAGCAGCAGGGGCGTGCCGCGCCTCTGCGTGAACCCGCTGACCTGGCGGCAGGGCGAGGAGCCCGCCCCGGCCGCGGCGCACCTCGGCGCGACGACCATCCGCACCGCCGAGCCCTTCCCGGGGATGCTGGCCCTGATGTTCGGGGAGGAGGAGCAGCAGAAGATCGAGGTCACCGGCCTCGGCGCGCCGCGCCCGGCCTCCTTCGGGGCCCGCTGCGTGGGCAGCCGCCTGATGATCCCCACCCAGCCCGAGCCCTACGAGACGATGAACGCGGGCGGGAGCTATCACATCTACGATTACGATCTGTTCTACGAGGATGTGAGGGCGAATGCGGTGAGGCGGGTTGAGGCGTTCCTCGCGGGTCGGGCGCAGCTCCCGGGGGAGTGA